A genomic segment from Nicotiana sylvestris chromosome 1, ASM39365v2, whole genome shotgun sequence encodes:
- the LOC138876868 gene encoding uncharacterized protein, translating to MDFEVTFQVLDMDTSYNFLLGRPWIHPAGVVPSTLHQMVKFEHEDQEIVVHKEDEQSIYRDPLVPCLKAREGSEHIVYKAFEVMVADQCEEGNPCPQPFLSNALIMVAKEMIRHGYKLEKGLETSLQGITETITLATSEKFFGVGFQPTPTDEKWADKRKNNGWQKQRKFKTDISYKIKEEVTNQLKTGVIRVVQYATWLANVVLVPKKDGKIRGCVDYRDLNKVSPKDNFPLPNIHILVDNCAKHEIKSFVDCYAGYHQVLMDKEDVEKTAFTIPWGTYYYRIMPFGLKNAGATYMRAMTAISHDMIHQEI from the exons ATGGATttcgaggtgacctttcaggtcttggatatggatacttcctataatttcctcttgggaagaccttggattcaccCAGCAGGGGTtgtaccttctactctccaccagatggtgaaattcgaaCATGAAGATCAAGAGATTGTAGTTCACAAAGAAGATGAGCAGTCGATTTACCGAGACCCATTAGTCCCATGTCTCAAGGCTAGGGAAGGaagtgaacatatagtctatAAAGCTTTTGAGGTTATGGTCGCAGACCAATGTGAAGAAGGAAACCCTTGTCCTCAACCCTTTCTCTCAAATGCATTaattatggttgccaaggaaatgatcaggcatggttacaAACTCGAGAAGGGGCTCGAGACTTCGTTGCAAGGAATCACTGAAACTATCACTCTGGCTACTAGCGAGAAGTTCTTTGGGGTAGGTTTCCAACCCACTCCAACTGATGAGAAATGGGCAGATAAACGAAAGAacaatggttgg caaaagcaaagaaagttcaaaactgatatcagttacaagattaaagaagaggtcacaaaccAGTTGAAAacgggggtgatccgagtggttcaATACgccacatggttagccaatgtagttctagttccaaagaaagatgggaaaattcgAGGGTGTGTGGACTATAGAGATCTAAACAAAgtgagtcccaaggacaatttccctctGCCAAATATCcatatccttgttgataactgcgccaagcatgaaataaagtccttcgtggattgttatgcaggatatcaccaggtgttgatggataaAGAGGATGTagaaaagacagctttcaccATACCCTGGGGCACCTACTATTACAGGATCATGCCTTTTGgtctaaagaacgccggggcaacctacatgagagccatgactgccatttctCATGACATGATTCACCAAGAGATATAG